The DNA window CCAGTTCCGCGCATCGTGCCGGAAATCCAGATACGACAACGCGCAGCCGACCGATATGTGCGCCATGCTCAGCGGACCGGACAGATGGCTCATCCAGCGGGCATTGAGGACATCCAGTGTGCGGCTTACTTTACCCCACTGCGCCTCGACCCAGCCGTCGGACTGTTCGTTCTCGGGCCGCAGCCGTTTTTCGTAAGACATGGAAACCGAGGCGTCCATGATGCCATCGCCGGTGGCTTCAAGCGTCAGGTTCTCCCAGCGGCCGGCGCCCTGCGGATACATGCCGCCGCCAAAATGCGCGTCGAGGTATCCGGTGATCACCCGGCTGTCATAGAGCGTCACACCGTCGTCGCGCTGCAGGGCGGGCAGCTTGCCCAGCGGGTTTGCCGCCTTGAGCCCCTCATCGGAGGCAAAAGCCGTGGTTGCCACCGTTTCCAGCAGCACCGCGTCTGTTTTGTCGAGCTCGTGCAGGAGAACGACAACCTTGCGCACATAGGGAGAGGCGGGGGAGTGGAAAAGCTTCATTTCAGCATCCTTTGCAAAACCTCACCGACAGTCGCACGGGGTATCATCCCTGTCCATCCACGGCGCGCATCAGACCGGAGAGCACAGCGATATCAACGCCCTGCCCGTATGCTGCCACGTGATCCGCGGCGCGCAGGCGCACGTCATCCGGCTTGTTCTGGTTGAGCTTCCAGGTGCCGTCCACTCCGGTCACGCTCATCCGGCAGGGCACGATTGAGCGCATCATCCGATCCATGACACCCGCGCTCATTTTAGCCGTTGTCCAGGGCGTCTTCGGTGCCAGCCGGTCTTCAAAGAGTTTCGACTGGCGGTCCAGCAGGGCGTGCAGCTCTTCGGCCGGGCGCAGTTCCAGCGTGCCGGTCAGGTGCACTGCCACATAGTTCCAGGTCGGCACCTGATCGGGCACTCCATACCAGTCGGGCGACACATAGCTGTCCGGGCCGGAGACCGCGATTTTCGCCCCGAGCGGCGATTTCAGCGCCCGGGCGATCGGGTTAGAGCGCAGGAGGTGCAGCCAGGCCGTCTCCCCGTCGTCATCAAGCAGAAACGGCACATGTGCCAGCAGCGGGCCATCGTCGCCGCAGACCGCCAGCACGCCAAACGCCCGTTCGCGGGCGTAAGCGAGGTTGGTTTCTGCCTCCTGGGTATGGAAAACCGGATTGGGGTGCATCGTTTTGCCCTCACGTTCTGTCGCTTCCGCTCTTGCAGGCTTTTGCGGCCACTGGCAAGCTCAGGGCATTCTCAGGGCGGGGCGGAATTCCCCACCGGCGGTATGGGAGCAGTAGCCCCCGAGCCCGCGAGCGCAACAGGTCTCCTGTTGGTCAGCAGATCCGGTGCAAGGCCGGAGCCGACGGTTAAAGTCCGGATGGAAGAGAATGCGCAGATGTGTGCGGGGCCCCGTGGGGCGCCGGTCGGATCTGCGTGATCACCCTGGGTGGACGTGTCTGTTAACCAGAGGAGATCACCTATGACACACACCCGTTTCGCCTTCGTCAAAGCACAGTGGCACGCTGATATTGTGGACCGCGCCTATGACGGATTTATCCAGAGCATACCCGCCGGGCAGGTTGATGCCTTTGATGTGCCGGGCGCTTTCGAGATGCCGCTTATGGCACGCGATCTGGCCGCAACAGGGCGCTATGCCGCTGTGATCTGTGCGGCTTTCGTCGTCGATGGTGGCATCTACCGTCATGATTTTGTAGCACAATCCGTTGTGGACGGGCTGATGCGTGCGGGCCTCGATACCGGCGTGCCGGTCCTGTCGGTCTCACTGACGCCGCACCATTATCAGGAGACGGATCATCACAACGCGATCTATCGAGCGCATTTCGTGACCAAGGGGGAAGAAGCGGCGAGCGCCGCCCTCGGCATCCTGCGGGCCCGCGAGGGTCTGCGCGCGGCTGAAGCTGCTTAACCGAGGTACGCCTTCAGCGCCGGTGGCGGGTTTTTCAGAAGCTCAGCCGCCGGCCCGGGCGCATGGGCGATGCCGCCTTCGACAAAAATAACATCGTCTGCAATGCGCCGGACATCCTCGGGCGCATGGGTGACCATCATCAGCGTGGCACCGGTGTCTGAAATCAGCTCTGCGACCAGATCGAGCATTTCGCGCCGCAGCGCCGGCCCCAGCGCGGCAAAGGGTTCATCCAGCAGCACGAGGGGACGGTCGCGGACCAGAACCCGCGCCAGCGCCGCGCGGCTTTGCTGGCCGCCCGAGAGATCACCGGGCCGCCGGTCTTCCATTCCCTTAAGGCCCACGCGCTCAATCGCGGCCTGCACCCGGGCATTTTCCTCTGCTGTCAGACGCCAGGCCGGGCGCAGCCCGAGCGCCACATTCCGCGCGACCGTAAGATGCGGGAAGAGGTTATTATCCTGAAAGAGCATCGACACCGGCCGCGCGCCGGGGGCTGCTTCGGTGATGTCCCTTCCTTGGCAGATCAGTCGTCCGCCAGTGACCGGCACAAAACCGGCAATTGCGCCAAGCAGCG is part of the Roseobacter ponti genome and encodes:
- a CDS encoding 6,7-dimethyl-8-ribityllumazine synthase, with amino-acid sequence MSVNQRRSPMTHTRFAFVKAQWHADIVDRAYDGFIQSIPAGQVDAFDVPGAFEMPLMARDLAATGRYAAVICAAFVVDGGIYRHDFVAQSVVDGLMRAGLDTGVPVLSVSLTPHHYQETDHHNAIYRAHFVTKGEEAASAALGILRAREGLRAAEAA
- a CDS encoding FMN-binding negative transcriptional regulator, with the protein product MHPNPVFHTQEAETNLAYARERAFGVLAVCGDDGPLLAHVPFLLDDDGETAWLHLLRSNPIARALKSPLGAKIAVSGPDSYVSPDWYGVPDQVPTWNYVAVHLTGTLELRPAEELHALLDRQSKLFEDRLAPKTPWTTAKMSAGVMDRMMRSIVPCRMSVTGVDGTWKLNQNKPDDVRLRAADHVAAYGQGVDIAVLSGLMRAVDGQG
- a CDS encoding glutathione S-transferase, which gives rise to MKLFHSPASPYVRKVVVLLHELDKTDAVLLETVATTAFASDEGLKAANPLGKLPALQRDDGVTLYDSRVITGYLDAHFGGGMYPQGAGRWENLTLEATGDGIMDASVSMSYEKRLRPENEQSDGWVEAQWGKVSRTLDVLNARWMSHLSGPLSMAHISVGCALSYLDFRHDARNWRDGNDALAAWHKEFDSRASMQATQPPAA
- a CDS encoding ATP-binding cassette domain-containing protein, with protein sequence MLRLEGVTIEQGSFSLAADFSVGEGRRVAVIGPSGAGKSTLLGAIAGFVPVTGGRLICQGRDITEAAPGARPVSMLFQDNNLFPHLTVARNVALGLRPAWRLTAEENARVQAAIERVGLKGMEDRRPGDLSGGQQSRAALARVLVRDRPLVLLDEPFAALGPALRREMLDLVAELISDTGATLMMVTHAPEDVRRIADDVIFVEGGIAHAPGPAAELLKNPPPALKAYLG